In Salana multivorans, a single genomic region encodes these proteins:
- a CDS encoding sigma-70 family RNA polymerase sigma factor, with protein sequence MTTAVAGVSGFPAELDVYRRELRGYAYRMLGSIQDAEDAVQNAMLRAWRAYERFDGRSSLRTWIYRILTNVCLDEIAARKRRALPVDLESGPSAPVISSLGQPRPAETFVEPSLDELVRDPADVVVARESVRLAFVAALQHLPASQRAVLILRDVLAWPAAEVAALLEVSVAAANSQLQRARETMRAVQDGSRAARPNVDRAEELAVVERYVEAFERYDMDALAAMLAEDAVMSMPPFQLYLSGREDVVGWMAGPGHECLGSRTIAVDVSGGPGFAQYRRDPAGGHAPWGVHALVVRDDGRGARVVEETVFLGAEIFAALGLPAHLD encoded by the coding sequence ATGACAACCGCCGTCGCCGGGGTCTCCGGCTTCCCCGCCGAGCTCGACGTCTACCGACGCGAGCTGCGCGGGTACGCCTACCGGATGCTCGGCTCGATCCAGGACGCCGAGGACGCCGTCCAGAACGCGATGCTGCGCGCCTGGCGCGCGTACGAGCGGTTCGACGGCCGCAGCTCGCTGCGCACGTGGATCTACCGGATCCTCACCAACGTCTGTCTCGACGAGATCGCCGCCCGCAAGCGTCGCGCCCTGCCGGTCGACCTCGAGTCCGGCCCGTCGGCGCCCGTCATCTCCTCGCTCGGGCAGCCGCGGCCCGCCGAGACCTTCGTCGAGCCGAGCCTCGACGAGCTGGTGCGGGACCCGGCCGACGTCGTCGTCGCGCGCGAGTCCGTCCGGCTCGCGTTCGTCGCGGCGCTGCAGCACCTGCCGGCCTCGCAGCGGGCCGTCCTCATCCTGCGCGACGTGCTGGCCTGGCCAGCCGCCGAGGTCGCCGCGCTGCTCGAGGTCTCCGTCGCCGCGGCCAACTCCCAGCTCCAGCGGGCGCGCGAGACGATGCGCGCCGTGCAGGACGGGTCGCGCGCCGCGCGCCCCAACGTCGACCGGGCCGAGGAGCTGGCCGTCGTGGAGCGGTACGTCGAGGCGTTCGAGCGCTACGACATGGACGCGCTCGCGGCGATGCTCGCCGAGGACGCCGTCATGTCGATGCCGCCGTTCCAGCTCTACCTCTCCGGGCGCGAGGACGTCGTCGGCTGGATGGCCGGTCCCGGTCACGAGTGTCTCGGCTCGCGCACGATCGCGGTCGACGTCAGCGGCGGCCCTGGCTTCGCCCAGTACCGGCGCGACCCCGCCGGCGGGCACGCCCCGTGGGGCGTCCACGCCCTCGTCGTGCGCGACGACGGTCGCGGCGCGCGCGTCGTCGAGGAGACGGTCTTCCTCGGCGCCGAGATCTTCGCCGCGCTCGGCCTCCCGGCACACCTGGACTAG
- a CDS encoding ROK family protein gives MSGTAAWRGSSVARVADFNLAVLIDTIRRSESGLSRVELASATGLTQQAVSGITRRALASGLLLEGERQQPNGRGKPRTPLHLNPAGAYAVGAHIDPQGLTYVIADLAGRVVARSARELDRDAEPDDVMAGMAVEIDRLVSSSGIPRDRVVGVGVASPGPVDLGRGMIVSPPHLPRWRDVRVTTELARRTSLPVILDKDVAAAAVGERWAGTTMHSADSAFLYMSTGVGVGIVAGGSVLRGRTGNAGDVGHLSVDSAGFHCPCGLRGCLAGVLSTDGILADAVADGALPSAPATREAALPMLTTLVERYEAGSPAATATIERAAARLAVAIRTIANITDAQVVAIGGMTWARVSDAIMPLLDGLLAAGLARGPDVPLRVTTSAFGEDAAAIGTACLVLDDAFMPSAGTFAL, from the coding sequence ATGAGCGGAACGGCAGCGTGGCGTGGCAGCAGCGTCGCCCGCGTCGCCGACTTCAACCTCGCCGTGCTGATCGACACGATCCGGCGCTCGGAGTCCGGCCTCAGCCGCGTCGAGCTGGCGAGCGCGACCGGCCTCACGCAGCAGGCCGTCTCGGGCATCACGCGGCGCGCGCTCGCCTCGGGTCTGCTCCTGGAGGGGGAGCGCCAGCAGCCGAACGGCCGCGGCAAGCCCCGCACGCCGCTGCACCTCAACCCGGCCGGCGCTTACGCCGTCGGCGCGCACATCGACCCGCAGGGCCTCACGTACGTCATCGCCGACCTCGCGGGTCGGGTGGTCGCGCGGTCGGCCCGCGAGCTGGACCGGGACGCCGAGCCCGACGACGTGATGGCCGGCATGGCCGTCGAGATCGACCGGCTCGTCTCCTCCTCCGGCATCCCGCGCGACCGGGTCGTCGGGGTCGGCGTCGCCTCCCCCGGCCCGGTCGACCTCGGCCGGGGCATGATCGTGTCGCCGCCGCACCTGCCGCGATGGCGCGACGTCCGGGTCACGACGGAGCTCGCCCGCCGGACATCGCTCCCGGTCATCCTGGACAAGGACGTCGCCGCGGCCGCCGTCGGCGAGCGCTGGGCCGGGACGACGATGCACTCGGCCGACTCCGCCTTCCTCTACATGAGCACCGGGGTCGGCGTCGGCATCGTCGCGGGCGGCAGCGTCCTGCGCGGCCGCACCGGCAACGCGGGCGACGTCGGGCACCTGTCGGTCGACTCGGCCGGGTTCCACTGCCCGTGCGGGCTGCGCGGCTGCCTGGCCGGCGTCCTGTCGACCGACGGCATCCTGGCCGACGCGGTGGCCGACGGGGCGCTCCCGAGTGCGCCGGCCACGCGCGAGGCCGCGCTGCCGATGCTCACGACGCTGGTCGAGCGGTACGAGGCGGGCTCCCCCGCGGCGACGGCGACGATCGAGCGCGCCGCCGCGCGCCTGGCCGTCGCGATCCGCACGATCGCGAACATCACCGACGCCCAGGTCGTGGCGATCGGCGGCATGACCTGGGCCCGCGTCTCGGACGCGATCATGCCGCTGCTCGACGGGCTCCTCGCGGCGGGGCTCGCCCGCGGGCCGGACGTCCCGCTGCGCGTGACGACGAGCGCGTTCGGCGAGGACGCCGCCGCGATCGGCACGGCCTGCCTGGTCCTCGACGACGCCTTCATGCCCAGCGCCGGGACGTTCGCGCTCTAG
- a CDS encoding alpha-mannosidase, with product MRFDEKTRFEGRISRFVEETITPALYPERIALDVSVWRVPDEPVPFDEARAATYEPFVMGSPWGVAWSTEWFHVTGEVPAAWRERDLEVVVDLGFHTWNEGGQAEGLAYRPDGSIVKAIEPYNRYLRVDRGTERVDLYIEAASNPDAAVRAEGERWGNTWRQSPYTSKEHRPPTPVYVFRSCDLAVRDHEVAAFAADVDVLWQLALVLPETSPRRASIVAALARAIDVCDPDDLPGTVGAGRAVLAPVLASPAGASSHTLVATGHAHIDSAWLWPVRETIRKCARTWSNVLELLEEHEDLTFSASSAQQYRWMKDHYPQVWERIRAAVADGRFIPVGGMWVESDTNMPGSEAMARQFVAGQRFFREELGVTCPEVWLPDSFGYSGALPQIARAAGARWFLTQKLSWNETNVMPHHSFTWEGIDGSRIFTHFPPVDSYVSALDAEDLDKAERQYSEAGHGTRSLIPFGYGDGGGGPTREMVARAERQADLEGSPRVVLGNPRDFFAAAEAELPDPSTWTGEMYLETHRGTYTSQVRTKQGNRRSEHALHAAELWAATAAVREGAPYPYDDLERIWHVVLLQQFHDILPGSSIAWVHREAEAGYGRVLAECAEIVDGAVRALVGEGDLALAANATPFALDSVAPMAIGAHDAGSGATGATSVVPGADGTVLDNGLLRVVVDPRGLVTSLRDLVADREVVAAGAAALLFQVHGDRPTMYEAWDIDAAYRRTVEDLRAADSVEILAPDAVRVSHTYRSSTVAATLRLPAGARHLDVTVDVDWHEARRLLKLAVPVDVKADAAASETQFGHVVRPTHTNTTWDEARYETVAHRWLHVGEEGYGVAVVNDSTYGYDVRRTWAGERSAAATTIRASVIHGPKFPDPDCDMGEHTMRYRILPGATRADALRHAWDVNLPTTRLTGARAVAPLLDVTGRGVVVQTVKLAEDRSGDVVVRLYESDGGRTRASIRADFEHVGVAVTDLLEEPTGEAATVVDGAVELELRPFQIVTLRYAR from the coding sequence ATGCGCTTTGACGAGAAGACCCGCTTCGAGGGGCGGATCAGCCGGTTCGTCGAGGAGACGATCACGCCGGCGCTCTATCCGGAACGGATTGCGCTCGACGTGTCCGTCTGGCGCGTGCCGGACGAGCCCGTCCCGTTCGACGAGGCCCGGGCGGCGACGTACGAGCCCTTCGTCATGGGATCCCCGTGGGGCGTCGCGTGGAGCACGGAGTGGTTCCACGTGACGGGCGAGGTCCCGGCGGCCTGGCGCGAGCGCGACCTCGAGGTCGTGGTCGACCTCGGCTTCCACACGTGGAACGAGGGCGGCCAGGCGGAGGGGCTCGCGTATCGTCCGGACGGCTCCATCGTCAAGGCGATCGAGCCGTACAACCGCTACCTGCGGGTCGACCGCGGCACGGAGCGCGTCGACCTCTACATCGAGGCCGCCTCGAACCCGGACGCCGCCGTCCGCGCGGAGGGCGAGCGGTGGGGGAACACGTGGCGGCAGAGCCCGTACACCTCCAAGGAGCACCGTCCGCCGACGCCCGTCTACGTCTTCCGCTCGTGCGACCTGGCCGTGCGCGACCACGAGGTCGCGGCGTTCGCCGCGGACGTCGACGTGCTGTGGCAGCTCGCGCTCGTGCTGCCCGAGACCAGCCCGCGCCGCGCGTCGATCGTCGCCGCGCTCGCGCGCGCCATCGACGTGTGCGACCCCGACGACCTGCCCGGGACCGTCGGCGCCGGGCGTGCGGTGCTCGCCCCCGTGCTCGCCTCCCCGGCGGGCGCCTCGTCGCACACGCTCGTCGCGACGGGCCACGCGCACATCGACTCCGCCTGGCTGTGGCCGGTGCGCGAGACGATCCGCAAGTGCGCCCGCACCTGGTCGAACGTCCTGGAGCTCCTGGAGGAGCACGAGGACCTGACCTTCTCGGCGTCCTCGGCGCAGCAGTACCGCTGGATGAAGGACCACTACCCCCAGGTGTGGGAGCGCATCCGGGCGGCCGTCGCCGACGGCCGGTTCATCCCGGTCGGCGGGATGTGGGTCGAGTCGGACACCAACATGCCGGGCTCCGAGGCGATGGCGCGCCAGTTCGTCGCCGGGCAGCGGTTCTTCCGCGAGGAGCTGGGCGTCACCTGCCCCGAGGTGTGGCTGCCGGACTCGTTCGGCTACTCCGGCGCGCTGCCGCAGATCGCCCGCGCGGCCGGCGCCCGCTGGTTCCTCACGCAGAAGCTGTCGTGGAACGAGACCAACGTCATGCCGCACCACTCCTTCACCTGGGAGGGGATCGACGGCAGCCGCATCTTCACGCACTTCCCGCCCGTCGACTCCTACGTCTCGGCTCTCGACGCCGAGGACCTCGACAAGGCCGAGCGCCAGTACTCGGAGGCCGGTCACGGCACGCGCTCGCTCATCCCGTTCGGGTACGGCGACGGGGGCGGCGGCCCGACGCGCGAGATGGTGGCCCGCGCCGAGCGCCAGGCGGACCTCGAGGGCTCGCCCCGGGTCGTGCTCGGCAACCCGCGCGACTTCTTCGCCGCGGCCGAGGCCGAGCTGCCCGACCCGTCGACCTGGACGGGCGAGATGTACCTCGAGACGCACCGCGGGACCTACACGTCGCAGGTGCGGACCAAGCAGGGCAACCGGCGCAGCGAGCACGCGCTCCACGCCGCCGAGCTGTGGGCCGCGACGGCTGCCGTCCGGGAGGGCGCGCCCTACCCCTACGACGACCTCGAGCGGATCTGGCACGTCGTGCTGCTCCAGCAGTTCCACGACATCCTTCCGGGGTCGTCGATCGCGTGGGTGCACCGGGAGGCGGAGGCCGGCTACGGGCGCGTCCTCGCAGAGTGCGCCGAGATCGTCGACGGCGCGGTCCGCGCCCTCGTCGGCGAGGGCGACCTCGCGCTCGCCGCCAACGCGACGCCGTTCGCGCTCGACTCCGTCGCTCCCATGGCGATCGGGGCTCACGACGCCGGTTCGGGCGCGACCGGCGCGACGTCCGTCGTCCCCGGCGCGGACGGCACGGTCCTGGACAACGGCCTGCTCCGCGTCGTCGTCGACCCCCGCGGTCTCGTCACGTCGCTGCGGGACCTCGTCGCCGACCGCGAGGTCGTCGCGGCCGGCGCGGCGGCGCTGCTCTTCCAGGTGCACGGCGACCGGCCGACCATGTACGAGGCGTGGGACATCGACGCGGCGTACCGCCGCACCGTCGAGGACCTGCGCGCCGCGGACTCGGTCGAGATCCTCGCGCCGGACGCCGTGCGCGTGAGCCACACCTACCGCTCCTCGACCGTCGCGGCCACGCTGCGCCTGCCCGCCGGCGCCCGTCACCTCGACGTCACGGTCGACGTGGACTGGCACGAGGCCCGCCGCCTGCTCAAGCTCGCGGTCCCGGTCGACGTCAAGGCCGACGCCGCGGCCTCGGAGACGCAGTTCGGGCACGTCGTGCGGCCGACCCACACCAACACGACCTGGGACGAGGCGAGGTACGAGACCGTCGCGCACCGGTGGCTGCACGTCGGCGAGGAGGGCTACGGCGTCGCCGTCGTCAACGACTCGACCTACGGCTACGACGTGCGCCGCACCTGGGCCGGTGAGCGCTCGGCCGCCGCGACCACGATCCGGGCGTCCGTGATCCACGGTCCGAAGTTCCCCGACCCCGACTGCGACATGGGCGAGCACACGATGCGCTACCGGATCCTGCCGGGCGCCACCCGCGCGGACGCGCTGCGTCACGCCTGGGACGTCAACCTGCCGACGACCCGGCTCACGGGCGCCCGCGCGGTGGCCCCGCTGCTCGACGTGACGGGGCGCGGCGTCGTCGTGCAGACGGTCAAGCTCGCCGAGGACCGCTCGGGCGACGTCGTCGTCCGGCTCTACGAGAGCGACGGCGGCCGGACGCGGGCCAGCATTCGCGCCGACTTCGAGCACGTCGGCGTCGCGGTGACGGACCTCCTCGAGGAGCCGACCGGCGAGGCCGCCACCGTCGTCGACGGGGCGGTGGAGCTCGAGCTGCGCCCGTTCCAGATCGTCACCCTGCGCTACGCCCGCTGA
- a CDS encoding ABC transporter substrate-binding protein — protein sequence MKHLRRVTTLAAAVAATSLVLAACGSGDGGDGGDGAADGRVTITVSGLPDNSKPEERAAFEADLDAFRAANPDIDITAVETLWDPQTFSAQLAGGTLPTVIDLPPSEMNSLIANGQVKDLTDVVQASATLRDVPDAMMEFGLGPDGRYYGVPTYAYSMGLMINRDLFERAGLDPDEPLATWDDVRAAAKAITEATGEVGYATPATEGYAGWILDSALPAFGGEMMTQVDGEWVLDLTAQPIQDLLQLLHDMRWEDGSMGVNSLITDGDINNMLAAGQLGMAVRGGDAYQNMTLVSGMPKEDYGMFPMPQTADGLGTGGGGRVAIVRPDATDAQAEAVVRWLEFHNFAPYMSEENAVAWATARDAEGLPVPEVGLPRVTGEVMASFMGWIDPYVNVPMPQIQTYLDSADTLTIHGGPPYAAGEIYESFAPVIQAVLGREDADIPALLQTAQDTSMPAVEAALPD from the coding sequence ATGAAGCACCTCAGACGAGTCACGACACTTGCCGCCGCGGTTGCGGCCACCTCGCTCGTCCTCGCCGCCTGCGGCTCCGGCGACGGCGGGGACGGGGGCGACGGTGCGGCCGACGGCCGCGTCACGATCACCGTGTCCGGCCTGCCGGACAACTCCAAGCCGGAGGAGCGCGCGGCCTTCGAGGCCGACCTCGACGCCTTCCGGGCGGCCAACCCCGACATCGACATCACCGCCGTCGAGACGCTCTGGGACCCGCAGACGTTCTCGGCGCAGCTCGCCGGCGGCACGCTGCCGACGGTGATCGACCTCCCGCCGTCGGAGATGAACAGCCTGATCGCGAACGGCCAGGTCAAGGACCTCACCGACGTCGTCCAGGCGAGCGCGACGCTGCGCGACGTGCCCGACGCGATGATGGAGTTCGGCCTCGGCCCCGACGGCCGGTACTACGGGGTGCCGACGTACGCGTACTCGATGGGCCTCATGATCAACCGCGACCTGTTCGAGCGGGCCGGCCTCGACCCCGACGAGCCGCTGGCGACGTGGGACGACGTCCGGGCCGCCGCCAAGGCGATCACCGAGGCGACGGGCGAGGTCGGGTACGCCACCCCCGCGACCGAGGGCTACGCCGGGTGGATCCTCGACTCGGCGCTCCCGGCCTTCGGCGGCGAGATGATGACGCAGGTCGACGGCGAGTGGGTCCTCGACCTGACCGCCCAGCCGATCCAGGACCTCCTCCAGCTCCTGCACGACATGCGCTGGGAGGACGGCTCGATGGGCGTCAACTCGCTCATCACCGACGGCGACATCAACAACATGCTTGCGGCGGGGCAGCTCGGCATGGCCGTCCGCGGCGGCGACGCCTACCAGAACATGACGCTCGTCAGCGGCATGCCCAAGGAGGACTACGGGATGTTCCCGATGCCGCAGACGGCGGACGGTCTCGGCACGGGTGGCGGTGGCCGCGTCGCGATCGTCCGCCCGGACGCGACGGACGCGCAGGCCGAGGCCGTCGTGAGGTGGCTGGAGTTCCACAACTTCGCTCCGTACATGAGCGAGGAGAACGCCGTGGCGTGGGCGACCGCGCGCGACGCCGAGGGCCTGCCCGTGCCGGAGGTCGGCCTGCCGCGCGTCACGGGTGAGGTCATGGCGAGCTTCATGGGGTGGATCGACCCGTACGTCAACGTGCCGATGCCGCAGATCCAGACCTACCTCGACTCGGCCGACACGCTGACCATCCACGGCGGGCCGCCCTACGCCGCCGGCGAGATCTACGAGTCGTTCGCGCCCGTCATCCAGGCCGTGCTCGGACGCGAGGACGCCGACATCCCGGCGCTCCTGCAGACCGCGCAGGACACCTCGATGCCCGCCGTCGAGGCGGCGCTGCCCGACTGA
- a CDS encoding carbohydrate ABC transporter permease, with product MTTTDAPRRGTPAASIVRWVRGGGLTTFVLALPMIIGFTVFGWWPITRGVILAFQRTNLITTQWVGLDNFHRVFSDPLLWQALQNTALYALIAIVIGFPIPLLAAATISEMRGRTRQLGSILAFLPVVVPPVVAILLWRRFYAPDETGLINTLLGKVGLGPVGWLIDPRWSMLALVVAGIWAGAGSTIIIYLAAMVTIDRELYDAAEVDGGGIARKVWHIMLPQLRGTLLVMLLLQIIGVFQVFTEPYLLTGGGPENRTLMLLMLVFRRFQAGDYGVASALSLLLAGVLALLSWVYLRVTRRWAS from the coding sequence ATGACCACGACCGACGCGCCGCGCCGCGGCACGCCAGCGGCGTCCATCGTCCGGTGGGTCAGGGGCGGCGGGCTGACGACGTTCGTCCTCGCGCTCCCGATGATCATCGGGTTCACCGTCTTCGGCTGGTGGCCGATCACGCGGGGCGTCATCCTCGCGTTCCAGCGGACCAACCTCATCACGACCCAGTGGGTCGGTCTCGACAACTTCCACCGCGTGTTCAGCGACCCCCTGCTCTGGCAGGCACTGCAGAACACCGCGCTCTACGCGCTCATCGCGATCGTCATCGGGTTCCCGATCCCCCTGCTCGCCGCCGCGACCATCTCGGAGATGCGCGGGCGGACGCGCCAGCTCGGCTCGATCCTCGCGTTCCTCCCGGTCGTCGTCCCGCCGGTCGTCGCGATCCTCCTCTGGCGTCGCTTCTACGCCCCGGACGAGACGGGCCTCATCAACACGCTCCTCGGCAAGGTCGGGCTCGGGCCGGTCGGCTGGCTGATCGACCCGCGCTGGTCGATGCTCGCGCTCGTCGTCGCCGGCATCTGGGCCGGGGCCGGGTCGACGATCATCATCTATCTCGCCGCCATGGTGACGATCGACCGCGAGCTGTACGACGCCGCCGAGGTCGACGGGGGCGGCATCGCGCGCAAGGTCTGGCACATCATGCTGCCGCAGCTGCGCGGCACGCTCCTGGTCATGCTCCTGCTCCAGATCATCGGCGTGTTCCAGGTCTTCACCGAGCCCTACCTGCTGACCGGCGGCGGTCCGGAGAACCGGACGCTCATGCTGCTCATGCTCGTCTTCCGGCGGTTCCAGGCGGGTGACTACGGGGTGGCGTCGGCGCTGAGCCTCCTGCTCGCGGGCGTGCTCGCGCTGCTGTCCTGGGTGTATCTGCGCGTCACGAGGAGGTGGGCGTCATGA
- a CDS encoding carbohydrate ABC transporter permease encodes MSAPVNGTTGRAAGAARPPRRRRGAGEAEERTLISANDLRHPGTRASVLSWKALFLAILVLVGLYPLFWLVVAATSTSQDTLRDPLGLWGQGFHPGNLVDAWNKVQINLYTANTFIIAIGTTFFMLLVTLTAAYVLAILRPRYAAFLDAAIMATLFIPGIISLVPLYLTIIDLEIIDTWWAVWLPGAVSAFNVLIVKQYLQTIPAELFEAAKIDGTGPIRVLWHIVLPLARPIMGVVALLTFIASWRDFLWPLLALPSPAKRPLSVALSLAERSTDLSLAMAAMLIATIIPIVLFLVFQRQFLSGVSATGSVKG; translated from the coding sequence ATGAGCGCTCCGGTGAACGGGACGACCGGTCGCGCCGCGGGTGCGGCACGACCCCCGCGGCGACGGCGCGGTGCCGGCGAGGCCGAGGAGCGGACGCTGATCTCCGCCAACGACCTGCGCCACCCCGGCACGCGCGCGTCGGTCCTGTCGTGGAAGGCCCTCTTCCTCGCGATCCTCGTGCTGGTCGGCCTCTACCCCCTGTTCTGGCTGGTCGTCGCGGCGACGTCGACGTCCCAGGACACGCTGCGCGACCCGCTCGGGCTGTGGGGCCAGGGCTTCCACCCCGGGAACCTCGTCGACGCGTGGAACAAGGTCCAGATCAACCTCTACACGGCGAACACGTTCATCATCGCCATCGGCACGACGTTCTTCATGCTGCTCGTGACGCTCACGGCGGCCTACGTCCTCGCCATCCTGCGCCCGCGGTACGCGGCCTTCCTCGACGCGGCCATCATGGCGACGCTGTTCATCCCCGGGATCATCTCGCTGGTCCCGCTCTACCTGACGATCATCGACCTCGAGATCATCGACACGTGGTGGGCGGTGTGGCTCCCCGGAGCGGTGAGCGCGTTCAACGTCCTCATCGTCAAGCAGTACCTCCAGACGATCCCGGCGGAGCTGTTCGAGGCGGCGAAGATCGACGGGACCGGGCCGATCCGCGTGCTGTGGCACATCGTCCTGCCGCTCGCGCGCCCCATCATGGGCGTCGTGGCCCTGCTCACCTTCATCGCGTCGTGGCGCGACTTCCTCTGGCCGCTGCTCGCCCTGCCCAGCCCGGCGAAGCGGCCGCTGTCCGTCGCGCTCAGCCTGGCCGAGCGCAGCACCGACCTCAGCCTCGCGATGGCCGCGATGCTCATCGCGACGATCATCCCGATCGTCCTGTTCCTGGTGTTCCAGCGGCAGTTCCTCTCCGGCGTGAGCGCGACGGGATCGGTGAAGGGATGA
- a CDS encoding alpha-galactosidase, which produces MLDLDHCLGLGETAVAGTIERRTAERLDAAVARCRLTVRVPHGTPTRVTVSDVPTARLTLPPGRWRADWFSSHWGDEFYPRGRAVGSEPLRLEVRAGRGSKIVHPWLCLTSPEHGAVVVSPAWSGNWVMTVTPTGDGGLTVTAGISPWKFARAVSAELPFVAPDVILARGTDRFDAGAALARAVGRWVAPTSAWSQRVATAWNHWWPYEDAEIDHARFVENAGIAARLGLDVATCDAGWFGRPDAGTFWERERGDWDDENTERFPAGLSGLAESVRASGIELGVWIEAEAVGVDARVGLAHPEILARRDDDPPVGGVPSRPAWQLARDGVLPPQEMPDPDHPAWLGYVCLGSPAGREHVRRVVERLIARTGARWIKWDFNLDPGAGCSRVDHGHDAGDGLYEHYRGLYALLDELRCAHPEVLWEACSSGGLRIDLGLAARFHTVFLSDPDWTEFHLQLLWGAAQLLPAASIFHFAESQWRGSHGSQNLDPATLDVATLDLGLHAVALHRHAVSYRLPDLSPELRDRLAAHVATHREHALPLIAAGGVVRPLTDQPMRDGGGERFPAFQLDAGGAGPVLLVAVRLDGGTARRVVRPVGLDPAATYAVTALGPGEDPGVGGTRATGASLMADGLGVAADGPARSWLLRLDRVTP; this is translated from the coding sequence ATGCTCGACCTCGACCACTGTCTCGGCCTCGGCGAGACCGCCGTCGCCGGCACCATCGAGCGGCGCACGGCCGAGCGCCTCGACGCCGCGGTCGCGCGGTGCCGGCTCACCGTCCGCGTGCCGCACGGGACGCCGACGCGGGTGACCGTCAGCGACGTCCCGACCGCGCGCCTGACCCTGCCCCCTGGCCGGTGGAGGGCCGACTGGTTCTCCTCGCACTGGGGCGACGAGTTCTACCCGCGGGGCCGGGCCGTCGGGTCGGAGCCGCTGCGCCTGGAGGTGCGGGCGGGGCGCGGCTCCAAGATCGTCCACCCGTGGCTGTGCCTCACCTCGCCCGAGCACGGCGCCGTGGTCGTCTCGCCGGCCTGGAGCGGCAACTGGGTGATGACGGTGACACCGACGGGTGACGGCGGACTCACGGTGACGGCGGGCATCAGCCCGTGGAAGTTCGCCCGCGCGGTCAGCGCGGAGCTGCCCTTCGTCGCGCCCGACGTGATCCTCGCCCGCGGGACCGACCGGTTCGACGCCGGGGCCGCGCTGGCCCGGGCGGTCGGGCGGTGGGTCGCGCCGACATCGGCGTGGAGCCAGCGGGTGGCGACGGCGTGGAACCACTGGTGGCCCTACGAGGACGCCGAGATCGACCATGCCCGGTTCGTCGAGAACGCGGGGATCGCCGCGCGGCTCGGCCTCGACGTCGCGACCTGCGACGCCGGCTGGTTCGGCCGGCCGGACGCCGGGACGTTCTGGGAGCGGGAGCGCGGCGACTGGGACGACGAGAACACCGAGCGGTTCCCGGCGGGCCTGTCGGGTCTCGCGGAGTCGGTGCGCGCGAGCGGCATCGAGCTCGGCGTCTGGATCGAGGCCGAGGCCGTCGGCGTCGATGCCCGGGTCGGCCTCGCGCACCCGGAGATCCTCGCCCGCCGCGACGACGACCCGCCGGTGGGCGGCGTTCCCTCGCGTCCCGCCTGGCAGCTCGCGCGCGACGGGGTGCTGCCCCCGCAGGAGATGCCTGACCCGGACCACCCCGCCTGGCTGGGCTACGTCTGCCTCGGCTCGCCCGCCGGGCGCGAGCACGTCCGGCGCGTCGTCGAGCGGCTGATCGCGCGGACGGGCGCTCGCTGGATCAAGTGGGACTTCAACCTCGACCCCGGCGCCGGCTGCTCCCGCGTCGACCACGGCCACGACGCCGGCGACGGCCTGTACGAGCACTACCGCGGCCTGTACGCGCTGCTCGACGAGCTGCGCTGCGCCCACCCGGAGGTGCTGTGGGAGGCGTGCTCGTCCGGCGGCCTGCGGATCGACCTCGGCCTGGCCGCCCGCTTCCACACCGTGTTCCTGTCCGACCCGGACTGGACCGAGTTCCACCTCCAGCTCCTGTGGGGGGCGGCGCAGCTCCTGCCGGCCGCGTCGATCTTCCACTTCGCCGAGTCGCAGTGGCGCGGCTCCCACGGCAGCCAGAACCTCGACCCGGCCACGCTCGACGTCGCGACGCTCGACCTGGGCCTGCACGCGGTGGCGCTCCACCGGCACGCGGTGTCCTACCGGCTGCCCGATCTCTCGCCCGAGCTCCGCGACCGGCTGGCCGCGCACGTGGCGACGCACCGGGAGCACGCCCTGCCGCTGATCGCCGCCGGCGGCGTCGTCCGCCCGCTGACCGACCAGCCGATGCGCGACGGCGGGGGCGAGCGCTTCCCGGCGTTCCAGCTCGACGCCGGGGGCGCCGGGCCGGTGCTCCTCGTCGCCGTCCGGCTCGACGGTGGGACCGCGCGCCGCGTCGTCCGGCCCGTCGGTCTCGACCCGGCCGCGACCTACGCCGTCACGGCGCTCGGGCCGGGCGAGGATCCCGGCGTCGGCGGGACGAGGGCCACCGGCGCGAGCCTCATGGCCGACGGGCTGGGGGTCGCCGCGGACGGCCCGGCCCGGTCCTGGCTGCTCCGGCTCGACCGCGTCACGCCCTGA